A genomic segment from Alteribacillus bidgolensis encodes:
- a CDS encoding MDR family MFS transporter, which produces MTDLNNRGEEQKETKKIPIMTALMIGAFVAILNQTLLATAIPPIMKDLQISANTAQWLTTIFMLVNGIMIPITAFLVETFTTRKLFLTAISTFAAGTLICAAAPNFSVLMIGRIIQAGGAGVMMPLMQTVILLIFPMEKRGAAMGFIGLVISFAPAIGPTLSGFMVDHFHWRTLFYIVLPIAVLDIILAYFVLKNVTEQKYPKVDILSIILSTFGFGGILYGFSSAGSTGWGSFPVVLTMTAGIVCLILFSFRQFQLSQPILELRVFKYGIFTLTTGIGMLVFMAMIGAATVLPIYMQDMRDFTAMESGLMMLPGAVLMGIMSPITGRIFDKIGARKLSLTGLALMTISNFMYTDLTGATSFTYMTIMYSLRMAGIAMVMMPVTTAGLNVLPKHLIPHGTAVNNTMRQVSGSIGTALLVTVMTTTAMGKGPEVNAEALIHGVNMSFWVAFIFGLIGFVLSFLIKNKEAVSQNK; this is translated from the coding sequence ATGACAGATTTAAATAATAGAGGAGAAGAACAGAAAGAAACAAAAAAAATCCCGATTATGACAGCACTTATGATTGGAGCCTTCGTTGCCATTTTAAATCAAACGTTATTAGCGACAGCGATTCCTCCCATCATGAAAGACTTGCAGATATCAGCGAACACTGCTCAATGGCTGACAACGATTTTTATGCTTGTAAATGGTATTATGATCCCAATAACTGCTTTTTTAGTGGAAACCTTTACGACAAGAAAATTATTTTTGACTGCAATCAGCACTTTTGCAGCAGGTACGCTTATTTGTGCGGCAGCACCCAATTTTTCTGTTTTAATGATAGGAAGAATAATTCAAGCAGGCGGTGCAGGGGTGATGATGCCGTTAATGCAAACAGTCATTCTTCTTATTTTTCCAATGGAAAAACGAGGCGCGGCCATGGGATTTATTGGGTTGGTTATATCATTTGCTCCCGCTATCGGACCTACGCTCTCTGGGTTTATGGTAGATCATTTTCACTGGCGGACATTATTTTATATTGTTTTACCAATTGCAGTCTTAGATATTATTCTTGCCTATTTTGTACTAAAAAATGTTACAGAACAAAAATATCCAAAAGTGGATATCCTTTCCATTATTTTATCCACTTTCGGTTTTGGCGGTATTTTGTATGGGTTCAGCAGTGCAGGAAGTACAGGATGGGGAAGCTTTCCTGTTGTTTTGACGATGACTGCAGGCATCGTTTGTCTGATTTTATTTTCATTCCGTCAATTCCAATTATCACAGCCTATATTAGAACTCAGAGTATTTAAATACGGAATATTCACCTTAACAACCGGGATTGGTATGTTAGTATTTATGGCTATGATTGGCGCCGCTACAGTGCTGCCTATTTATATGCAGGATATGCGTGACTTTACCGCTATGGAGTCTGGTTTAATGATGCTGCCTGGAGCCGTACTAATGGGAATTATGTCCCCTATAACAGGCAGGATCTTTGACAAAATCGGTGCAAGAAAATTATCCCTTACAGGGCTTGCTCTTATGACAATCTCTAATTTTATGTATACGGATCTTACAGGTGCAACATCGTTCACTTATATGACGATTATGTATTCGCTTCGAATGGCAGGCATTGCTATGGTAATGATGCCAGTAACCACAGCCGGTTTAAACGTCCTTCCAAAGCACTTGATTCCTCATGGTACGGCTGTAAATAATACGATGAGGCAAGTATCAGGTTCCATTGGTACTGCTCTTTTAGTAACAGTGATGACAACCACCGCAATGGGTAAGGGGCCGGAAGTAAATGCAGAGGCTCTCATTCACGGCGTAAATATGTCCTTTTGGGTGGCGTTTATTTTTGGTCTGATAGGTTTTGTGCTTAGCTTTCTTATCAAGAACAAAGAGGCTGTTTCCCAAAATAAGTAG
- a CDS encoding uroporphyrinogen-III synthase, producing MGKGLEEKTVAIAASRKTDEMTALIEKQGGTAVVRPLQGTTFLAEEDIQPDFRKILDEKPDWLIFTTGIGTETLLHVSEQLNRRKDFEKILREGKVAVRGYKTKNALKKIDIIPEARDDDGTTAGLISAMENKDFTNKKVMVQLHGVKAPRLVEFLKRKGASSVSELLPYQHIPPEKGTLEMICGELRRGEIDAICFTTQLQVHSLFQHAQEHHLKEELISIFENKTVAAAVGKVTAEALKEVGVKRLLAPENQRMGAMIMELSQSYQK from the coding sequence ATGGGTAAAGGACTTGAGGAGAAAACAGTAGCAATTGCTGCTTCTCGGAAAACAGATGAAATGACAGCTTTGATTGAAAAGCAAGGCGGTACTGCAGTGGTTCGTCCATTACAAGGAACAACTTTTTTAGCAGAAGAAGACATACAGCCGGATTTTAGAAAAATTTTGGATGAGAAGCCGGACTGGTTGATTTTTACGACTGGTATTGGAACAGAAACATTACTTCATGTATCTGAGCAATTAAACCGGAGAAAAGATTTTGAAAAAATACTAAGAGAAGGAAAAGTTGCAGTCAGAGGATACAAAACAAAGAATGCTCTAAAAAAAATTGATATTATTCCTGAAGCAAGAGATGATGATGGAACAACGGCAGGTTTAATAAGTGCGATGGAGAACAAAGATTTTACCAACAAAAAAGTTATGGTTCAGCTTCACGGGGTGAAAGCTCCTCGTCTTGTAGAATTTCTAAAAAGAAAAGGGGCTTCTTCTGTATCGGAACTTCTTCCTTATCAACATATCCCGCCAGAGAAAGGAACGCTTGAAATGATATGCGGGGAATTGCGTCGGGGGGAAATTGATGCAATATGCTTTACAACCCAGCTCCAAGTACATTCCTTGTTTCAACATGCACAAGAGCATCATTTGAAAGAGGAGCTGATTTCGATTTTTGAAAATAAAACAGTAGCTGCTGCTGTAGGAAAAGTGACTGCTGAGGCATTAAAAGAAGTAGGAGTAAAAAGGTTGTTAGCCCCAGAAAATCAGAGGATGGGAGCTATGATAATGGAACTTTCTCAATCCTATCAAAAATAA
- a CDS encoding acyl-CoA thioesterase — MNVDFVGQLFYGEPVQVKTWINNVRNSSFEIYEEIHQRGEVCAKGSLRMLILILISKKASRSLNT; from the coding sequence ATGAATGTAGATTTCGTTGGTCAATTGTTTTATGGTGAACCGGTTCAAGTGAAAACGTGGATCAATAATGTGAGAAATTCAAGCTTTGAGATCTATGAGGAAATACATCAAAGAGGAGAGGTGTGCGCAAAAGGAAGCCTACGTATGTTAATTTTAATTTTGATAAGCAAAAAAGCGAGCCGATCCCTGAACACATAA
- a CDS encoding molybdenum cofactor guanylyltransferase produces MNISGIVLAGGQSSRYGKPKMFEKYKGLSFYEHSIHAFKAGGIDDISISTNNQLAPYFNNEKADILVEDKKHQGPLYALFFALHHMAKKNEWVFLLPADTPFVSSSFIKTVISHAEKAEKPYDAFVPVTGSKLQPLHGMYHRRCLPIIEEMINNNKKSMYPLIQSVTVHSLFFSKDQKDFLNINRKEDWFI; encoded by the coding sequence ATGAATATATCAGGTATTGTACTTGCTGGAGGACAATCTTCACGTTATGGAAAACCAAAAATGTTTGAAAAGTACAAAGGTCTTTCATTTTATGAACATAGTATTCATGCTTTTAAAGCTGGCGGGATAGACGATATATCAATTTCAACCAATAATCAGCTGGCTCCTTATTTTAACAATGAAAAAGCTGATATACTCGTAGAAGATAAAAAACATCAAGGTCCGTTATATGCTCTTTTTTTTGCATTACACCATATGGCTAAGAAAAACGAATGGGTATTTCTATTACCCGCTGACACTCCATTTGTTTCTTCTTCTTTTATTAAAACGGTGATATCTCATGCTGAAAAAGCAGAGAAGCCATATGATGCTTTCGTTCCCGTTACGGGCAGCAAACTGCAGCCGCTGCACGGGATGTATCACAGACGGTGTCTGCCTATCATCGAAGAGATGATAAATAATAATAAAAAAAGTATGTACCCACTCATTCAGTCTGTTACTGTCCATTCTCTCTTTTTTTCAAAAGATCAAAAAGATTTCCTAAATATTAATCGTAAAGAAGATTGGTTTATTTAA
- the fdhD gene encoding formate dehydrogenase accessory sulfurtransferase FdhD: protein MEQRISVKKTITAYRDGQFQDAEDDIVSEVPLTIFVNKEEFATMVCSPQHYQEMVVGFLASEGVILFINEISTIEIDEDKGFAYVELNKKLTKDQSFYSKRVINSCCGKSRQFYFQNDAVISKTSMSTASLTAEQCIHLMKQMQQNSQVFKKTGGVHNAAICTPDHIIIDRADIGRHNALDKLYGYCLVHNIAIKDKILVFSGRLSSEVLTKASKIGVGLVLSKSAPTDLAIKLAEDLNITAVGFIRGSSFNVYSHKFRIKKMKKEKCPMSSCSIDHTKESVIEKLKSQKPFLPSSVYQSCNTLLADHPSQSTLNELFHLLKKYDLKDEAERLERDEKMKALAE, encoded by the coding sequence TTGGAACAGCGTATAAGCGTAAAAAAAACAATTACTGCCTACCGTGACGGTCAATTTCAGGATGCAGAAGACGATATCGTTTCTGAAGTCCCTCTTACAATATTTGTGAACAAAGAAGAGTTTGCAACCATGGTCTGTTCACCGCAGCACTATCAAGAAATGGTAGTTGGCTTTCTTGCTTCAGAAGGCGTCATTTTGTTTATAAACGAAATATCCACTATTGAAATTGATGAAGATAAAGGCTTTGCGTACGTTGAATTAAACAAAAAGCTCACTAAAGATCAATCGTTTTACTCCAAGCGCGTAATAAATTCCTGCTGCGGAAAAAGCCGGCAGTTTTATTTTCAAAATGACGCAGTAATTTCCAAAACCTCTATGAGTACTGCTTCGCTTACTGCTGAACAATGTATTCATTTAATGAAACAAATGCAGCAAAACAGCCAAGTATTTAAGAAAACAGGCGGAGTTCATAATGCAGCCATTTGCACTCCTGACCATATCATTATAGACCGGGCCGATATTGGAAGACACAATGCTCTTGATAAACTTTACGGTTACTGCCTCGTTCATAATATTGCTATTAAGGATAAAATTCTTGTTTTCAGCGGCAGATTATCTTCCGAAGTATTAACAAAAGCCTCAAAAATTGGCGTTGGTCTCGTGTTATCTAAATCTGCTCCTACTGATTTAGCAATAAAATTAGCTGAAGACTTAAACATTACAGCCGTTGGTTTTATACGCGGGTCTTCTTTTAATGTTTACTCTCATAAATTTAGAATTAAAAAAATGAAAAAGGAGAAGTGTCCAATGAGTTCATGCAGCATTGACCACACAAAAGAATCCGTCATCGAAAAGCTTAAAAGTCAAAAACCGTTTCTCCCCTCCTCCGTTTATCAATCTTGTAACACGCTGTTAGCTGATCATCCTTCTCAAAGTACGTTAAATGAATTATTTCATCTGTTAAAAAAATATGATTTAAAAGATGAAGCAGAGCGACTGGAACGAGATGAAAAAATGAAAGCATTAGCTGAATAA
- a CDS encoding DUF2294 domain-containing protein, with amino-acid sequence MDKHEAEFSNLVRAFRKKHMGKGPSKINTTFCKNWAICELEGNLSPVEKFIANADEGKQMLREARTEMVKEMYRQHHPVEMEEYLQCHFVDLFVDIDIERDFGMSIFVFDENIEEKFLSKK; translated from the coding sequence ATGGACAAACACGAAGCAGAATTCAGCAATTTAGTTCGTGCTTTTCGGAAAAAACATATGGGAAAAGGCCCAAGTAAAATCAACACTACCTTCTGTAAAAATTGGGCTATTTGTGAATTAGAAGGAAATTTATCTCCAGTAGAAAAATTTATTGCAAATGCAGATGAAGGAAAACAAATGTTAAGAGAAGCACGGACGGAAATGGTAAAAGAAATGTATCGGCAACATCATCCAGTAGAAATGGAAGAATATTTACAATGTCATTTTGTTGATCTATTTGTTGATATTGATATAGAAAGAGATTTTGGCATGTCTATTTTTGTGTTCGATGAAAATATTGAAGAAAAGTTTTTATCTAAGAAGTAG